One genomic window of Caenorhabditis elegans chromosome I includes the following:
- the Y48G10A.1 gene encoding S-formylglutathione hydrolase (Confirmed by transcript evidence): protein MAATLVSSNRSFKGRQFVYKHASSTTQCEMTFGVYIPDHKPDEKLPALFYLSGLTCTHANFMEKSGFQQFASKHRLVVVHPDTSPRGVDVDGDSESWDFGKGAGFYVNATVEKWAKNYRMYDYIVKELLEEVVPSVAPIDLAKIGIFGHSMGGHGALTIGLRNSSKFQSISAFAPICNPITVPWGQKALTGYLGDEDKSTWNQYDASEVLKAYSGPKREILVDQGAADNFLAQLKPETLKSKENAEIVVRMQAEFDHSYYFIASFMADHFEHHAKILNKI from the exons atggCTGCCACTTTGGTTTCGAGCAATAGAAGCTTCAAAGGACGGCAATTTGTGTACAAACATGCCAg ctcgACAACTCAATGTGAAATGACATTTGGAGTGTATATTCCGGATCACAAGCCAGACGAGAAGCTTCCAGCGCTTTTTTACCTTTCCGGCCTCACCTGCACCCACGCGAATTTCATGGAAAAGTCGggattccagcaatttgcctcTAAGCACCGTCTCGTCGTTGTTCACCCGGATACATCGCCACGTGGAGTCGATGTGGACGGCGATTCGGAAAGTTGGGATTTCGGAAAGGGAGCCGGATTTTATGTGAATGCTACTGTCGAGAAATGGGCGAAAAACTATCGAATGTACGATTATATTGTGAAGGAGCTGTTGGAAGAGGTGGTGCCCTCCGTTGCGCCGATTGATTTGGCGAAAATTG gaatctTCGGTCACTCAATGGGCGGCCACGGAGCTCTAACAATCGGTCTCAGGAATTCatcgaaatttcaatcaatttccGCATTTGCACCAATTTGCAACCCAATCACCGTTCCATGGGGCCAAAAAGCACTAACCGGATACCTGGGTGACGAGGACAAATCCACGTGGAATCAATATGACGCTTCTGAAGTACTAAAAGCCTATTCCGGCCCGAAACGCGAGATTCTCGTCGATCAAGgtgcggccgacaatttcctgGCTCAACTCAAACCAGAAACGCTGAAATCGAAGGAAAACGCGGAGATTGTGGTCAGAATGCAAGCGGAATTCGATCATTCGTATTATTTTATCGCAAGCTTCATGGCTGATCATTTCGAACATCATGCAAAGATTTTGAATAAGATTTAA
- the Y48G10A.2 gene encoding E3 ubiquitin-protein ligase UBR7 (Confirmed by transcript evidence): MMRNSHTIENFERMPDGETSSLPDITNYQESVDENPVEECSAYSDTIATCSMCLQVAPHSQFFACTYPGCGYALKQKESVKSPTLFYRKERVLCGACAFLGDHAHHKAYLLKADKLAFLTASREIGGKLEMDMEEVCRLDKSHPVDNAMIIKSGGHVELEKISVVSFLSQAKTIEEWHSRHCMVNEMLSTIKYNREQGIDYLRKQSEKVMTLLNNAAQEIKSVSRTLPKQLTNQDKPHTSFGRRQHASQKNTEWANEEYSPFSSTCSESSTSTLHMAKALQSVDDEVTGGFGGFGFGFGASAVNKSLKGQIKSENYTSIAVTRLYKMLIRTEPKETALRRAADYLNELTHSKTEKKAVIEYMEKKHSIKWPEHII, encoded by the exons ATGA TGCGAAACTCTCACACAATCGAGAATTTCGAGCGAATGCCGGACGGCGAAACGTCGAGTCTGCCGGATATCACAAATTATCAAGAAAGTGTGGACGAAAATCCCGTTGAAGAGTGCTCGGCGTACTCGGATACCATCGCAACGTGCTCAATGTGCTTGCAAGTGGCTCCGCACAGCCAATTCTTCGCGTGCACCTATCCGGGATGCGGTTACGCGTTGAAGCAGAAGGAATCCGTCAAGTCTCCGACACTTTTCTACAGAAAAGAGAGAGTTTTGTGTGGAGCGTGTGCTTTTCTTGGAGATCATGCTCATCACAAGGCCTATTTGCTTAAGGCCGATAAGCTCGCG tttctgacCGCTTCTCGTGAAATCGGCGGGAAATTGGAGATGGATATGGAGGAAGTGTGCAGACTCGATAAATCTCATCCAGTTGACAATGCGATGATCATTAAATCTGGAGGACACGTGGAGTTggaaaaa atttcggTCGTCAGCTTCCTTTCTCAAGCGAAAACCATAGAGGAATGGCATTCACGTCATTGTATGGTCAATGAAATGTTGAGTACGATCAAATATAATCGTGAACAAGGAATCGATTATTTGAGAAAGCAATCCGAGAAAGTGATG aCCCTTCTAAATAATGCTGCTCAAGAGATCAAAAGTGTTTCGAGAACTCTTCCAAAACAGTTAACCAATCAGGATAAGCCACACACTTCGTTCg gTCGCCGCCAACACGCATCTCAGAAGAATACCGAATGGGCCAATGAAGAATATTCTCCATTCTCGTCAACTTGCTCTGAGAGCTCTACGAGCACTCTTCACATGGCAAAAGCTCTTCAAAGTGTTGATGATGAGGTTACTGGTGGATTCGGAGGATTTGGATTCGGATTTGGTGCGTCCGCTGTCAATAAATCGTTGAAGGGACAG atcaaaagcGAGAATTACACATCAATTGCTGTAACTCGACTCTACAAAATGCTTATTCGAACTGAGCCAAAGGAGACAGCATTACGCCGTGCCGCAGATTATTTGAATGAGCTCACCCATagtaaaactgaaaagaagGCAGTTATCGAGTATATGGAGAAGAAGCATTCCATTAAGTGGCC agagCACATCATCTGA
- the Y48G10A.2 gene encoding RING-type E3 ubiquitin transferase (Confirmed by transcript evidence), translated as MDMEEVCRLDKSHPVDNAMIIKSGGHVELEKISVVSFLSQAKTIEEWHSRHCMVNEMLSTIKYNREQGIDYLRKQSEKVMTLLNNAAQEIKSVSRTLPKQLTNQDKPHTSFGRRQHASQKNTEWANEEYSPFSSTCSESSTSTLHMAKALQSVDDEVTGGFGGFGFGFGASAVNKSLKGQIKSENYTSIAVTRLYKMLIRTEPKETALRRAADYLNELTHSKTEKKAVIEYMEKKHSIKWPEHII; from the exons ATGGATATGGAGGAAGTGTGCAGACTCGATAAATCTCATCCAGTTGACAATGCGATGATCATTAAATCTGGAGGACACGTGGAGTTggaaaaa atttcggTCGTCAGCTTCCTTTCTCAAGCGAAAACCATAGAGGAATGGCATTCACGTCATTGTATGGTCAATGAAATGTTGAGTACGATCAAATATAATCGTGAACAAGGAATCGATTATTTGAGAAAGCAATCCGAGAAAGTGATG aCCCTTCTAAATAATGCTGCTCAAGAGATCAAAAGTGTTTCGAGAACTCTTCCAAAACAGTTAACCAATCAGGATAAGCCACACACTTCGTTCg gTCGCCGCCAACACGCATCTCAGAAGAATACCGAATGGGCCAATGAAGAATATTCTCCATTCTCGTCAACTTGCTCTGAGAGCTCTACGAGCACTCTTCACATGGCAAAAGCTCTTCAAAGTGTTGATGATGAGGTTACTGGTGGATTCGGAGGATTTGGATTCGGATTTGGTGCGTCCGCTGTCAATAAATCGTTGAAGGGACAG atcaaaagcGAGAATTACACATCAATTGCTGTAACTCGACTCTACAAAATGCTTATTCGAACTGAGCCAAAGGAGACAGCATTACGCCGTGCCGCAGATTATTTGAATGAGCTCACCCATagtaaaactgaaaagaagGCAGTTATCGAGTATATGGAGAAGAAGCATTCCATTAAGTGGCC agagCACATCATCTGA
- the soem-1 gene encoding Protein soem-1 (Confirmed by transcript evidence), whose translation MMMTMAADYGSSEGHYDTPWEFLARPNSVRFSTADVRLSTSAAGDAKVSPHGSPSLCSSSSFVNQLVQIGNSAVDARRKVPRDESKRRRPSDSEIYMEQNMNRVEAEKRLENRNLGDYLLRSRGEGSAALSLRATKGVVHIKIEWNGEKWVIGEGPLFRSISSAISFYRRHPLPIRGADHLVLKNQLKPV comes from the exons ATGATGATGACAATGGCAGCAGACTATGGATCATCCGAAGGTCACTACGATACTCCGTGGGAATTCCTGGCGAGACCCAATTCTGTGAGATTCTCGACCGCCGATGTTAGGCTATCGACAAGTGCGGCCGGCGATGCAAAGGTTTCTCCACATG GCTCACCGTCACTCTGCTCGAGCTCCTCGTTCGTAAATCAGCTCGTTCAAATCGGAAATTCAGCAGTCGACGCAAGACGGAAAGTGCCACGTGACGAGAGTAAACGTCGGAGGCCt AGCGACTCAGAAATCTACATGGAACAAAATATGAATAGAGTTGAAGCGGAAAAAAggcttgaaaatcgaaatttgggGGACTATTTGCTCAGATCACGTGGTGAGGGGAGTGCTGCTTTATCGTTACGGGCTACAAAAGGTGTTGTGCATATTAAAATTGAGTGGAATGGCGAGAAATGGGTTattg GAGAAGGTCCCCTATTCCGATCGATAAGCTCTGCCATCTCATTCTACCGACGTCATCCACTTCCAATACGTGGCGCCGATCATTTggtgttgaaaaatcaattaaaaccTGTTTAG
- the ints-8 gene encoding INTegrator complex Subunit homolog (Confirmed by transcript evidence;~Product from WormBase gene class ints) has protein sequence MDNPESTGDVSWFELFVDPTCISKSLLDPEKRKQLPRLCMQFTDKGFLAEREKDKGKLAVEELMLFERKAASMRLCAMATFAALDYDIEFIIDNIPRNEIQTLRVLADNFYRIYNEKNLDATFGNWLFYRFVLSIDRRNRLAPPAPRATIPTTLSNGQLMPTDPALLKHEKTQRTIMELKEHVLKARAFITELAEVPRDVVAPGIQCFLKPFVELAPKAMTAAFLGDRNVLIENPSADFEVDKVLLSAGDVSNKCLSELVTFLFTSGELQEAKKILTRVVKPTVTHPLVAIDETIFKSYCQILNAQGTPYSSSTASSSLLKPYVFDLNSLNDEKMRRSEVLRHRGVQETTGQLQNVYLAENAALSVIDEHPECIRESIRNRAEIERFVKVLKRKTDGIRDKRKLAAIRAHLQYLCASISDLRDILETNGMDVSQLRTFAVPSEHLKLEPPPAFHVLEELVSGERKIDAAQGPSTHEISRIFPLPRAADPYWIIMTEYDIPTLQNALTKLGPFWFPTKMQVPEHLMEKLEKHSNLPTYNLHRLLLCKIDQLSKMHHFEKFKDVLSLALHSLKLVHESWVMTAAFEMIQVPAIIVNQQFAWERHSLERDFAQTQLIFNSDHFVPNDYSAGMINECLGLMINIGDAQSVLEKGGQLSMERFKSVPIARMFGAYLVNYSDPATRKKCADGFWRTVTQRLLEAQPPRGFRRGNEVEQALLVTRKELADLFHLFSLIRDQRVVDFLLAYAVCLHNKVVIGQRKSNLKIHAKLLDLYTPDPNAPKIDISNPDDVRQLLQLMVEKAYSLSPTDPDTIRTYADFLYVERDFQGAAQKYMEYFTAHSPTLRLSPFDAFTVFDDTVVQRLRYCTANAGYLTMSLLTCQWLKVGKTNAYQKAMAVLEHNETRDVGANCADYVTDVVAIELLSQHYHSMMMTKSLDTLYTGANSLSANKNVPQVLATQEINRRTTKFLTALSSIYFGLHV, from the exons atGGATAATCCGGAGAGTACGGGTGACGTTTCGTGGTTTGAGCTATTCGTCGACCCAACATGCATCTCAAAGTCGCTTTTGGACCCGGAAAAGAGAAAAC AACTCCCACGACTATGTATGCAATTCACGGATAAAGGATTCCTCGCCGAACGGGAAAAAGATAAAGGAAAATTGGCTGTCGAGGAGCTGATGCTCTTCGAGAGAAAGGCGGCAAGTATGAGATTGTGTGCGATGGCCACGTTTGCCGCGTTGGATTATGATATAGAGTTTATTATTGATAA CATTCCTCGCAACGAAATCCAAACATTACGTGTGCTGGCCGACAATTTCTATCGAATCTACAACGAAAAGAATCTCGACGCAACATTCGGCAATTGGCTCTTCTACCGTTTCGTACTTTCCATAGATCGCCGTAATCGTCTTGCACCGCCGGCTCCGCGAGCCACAATTCCAACAACTTTAAGCAATGGACAACTGATGCCAACTGATCCAGCACTGCtgaaacacgaaaaaacaCAAAGAACAATTATGGAATTAAAGGAACATGTGTTGAAAGCGAGAGCATTTATAACTGAATTGGCAGAAGTTCCACGAGATGTTGTTGCTCCAGGAATTCAGTGCTTTTTGAAGCCTTTTGTTGAACTGGCACCGAA agccaTGACAGCCGCGTTCCTTGGAGATCGTAATGTGCTCATCGAGAATCCATCTGCAGATTTTGAAGTCGATAAGGTGCTCCTTTCAGCTGGTGACGTGTCAAATAAGTGCCTAAGTGAACTGGTGACATTCCTATTCACCTCTGGAGAACTACAAGAAGCCAAGAAAATACTGACACGTGTTgtaaaacctacagtaacccatccACTTGTTGCAATTGACGAGACGATTTTCAAATCCTATTGTCAAATTCTCAACGCTCAAGGAACACCGTATTCCAGCTCAACGGCTTCATCTTCACTCTTAAAACCTTACGTTTTTGACCTGAATTCACTAAACGATGAAAAAATGCGTAGGAGTGAAGTTTTGAGGCATCGCGGTGTTCAAGAAACCACCGGACAACTGCAAAATGTgtatttggctgaaaatgcgGCGCTGTCGGTGATTGATGAACATCCAGAGTGTATTCGAGAAAGTATACGAAATCGAGCGGAAATTGAGCGATTTGTGAAGGTTTTGAAGCGGAAAACCGATGGGATTCGAG acaaacgAAAACTCGCCGCCATTCGTGCTCATCTTCAATACCTCTGCGCCTCGATTTCTGATCTACGGGATATATTAGAAACGAATGGAATGGATGTTAGTCAGCTCAGAACGTTCGCCGTACCATCAGAACACTTGAAATTGGAACCGCCACCCGCTTTTCATGTTTTGGAAG AATTAGTAAGCGGTGAGAGAAAGATCGATGCTGCTCAAGGACCATCCACACACGAAATTAGTCGAATTTTCCCATTGCCACGAGCCGCCGACCCATATTGGATTATAATGACAGAATACGATATTCCAACCCTACAAAATGCTCTAACAAAACTCGGACCCTTCTGGTTCCCGACGAAAATGCAAGTGCCTGAGCATCTAatggaaaaactggaaaaacattcaaatttgcCGACTTACAACCTGCATCGATTGCTACTTTGTAAAATAGATCAACTATCGAAAATGCATCactttgagaaatttaaagaTGTTCTCAGTTTGGCGCTGCACTCGCTAAAACTCGTCCATGAATCGTGGGTAATGACGGCCGCATTCGAAATGATACAGGTGCCGGCGATTATTGTGAATCAGCAATTCGCATGGGAACGACACTCGTTGGAGAGGGATTTCGCGCAGACTCAGctcatttttaattccgaTCATTTTGTGCCGAATGATTATAGTGCTGGAATGATTAATGAG TGTCTCGGCCTAATGATCAACATTGGCGATGCTCAATCGGTGTTGGAGAAGGGTGGACA ATTATCAATGGAACGTTTCAAGTCGGTACCGATTGCTCGAATGTTCGGTGCCTACCTCGTCAACTACTCGGATCCGGCAACACGTAAAAAGTGTGCCGATGGCTTCTGgcgtacagtaacccaacgaCTACTTGAAGCCCAACCGCCACGTGGATTTCGGCGGGGAAACGAGGTGGAACAGGCGTTGCTAGTGACACGGAAAGAGTTGGCCGACCTATTTCATTTGTTCTCGCTAATTCGAGACCAACGAGTTGTCGATTTCTTGCTCGCCTACGCTGTATGCCTACATAATAAGGTGGTGATTGGACAAAGGAAgagcaatttgaaaattcatgcaAAATTGTTGGATTTGTACACGCCTGATCCTAATGC gccaaaaatcgatatttccaaCCCGGATGATGTCCGTCAACTGCTTCAGCTGATGGTAGAAAAAGCGTATTCCCTATCACCAACCGATCCAGACACAATCCGAACATACGCCGACTTTCTCTACGTGGAACGCGATTTTCAAGGCGCCGCGCAAAAATACATGGAATACTTCACGGCCCACTCACCCACACTCCGCCTATCCCCATTCGACGCATTTACCGTATTCGATGATACGGTAGTTCAGAGATTACGGTATTGTACTGCAAATGCTGGTTATTTGACAATGTCACTGCTGACGTGTCAATGGTTGAAAGTTGGCAAGACGAATGCATATCAGAAGGCGATGGCTGTGTTAGAGCACAATGAGACACGGGATGTTGGAGCAAATTGTGCAGATTATGTAACTGATGTTGTCGCAATTGAGCTACTTAGTCAGCATTATCATTCGATGATGATGACAAAGAGTTTGGACACTTTG
- the ints-8 gene encoding INTegrator complex Subunit homolog (Confirmed by transcript evidence;~Product from WormBase gene class ints), protein MDVSQLRTFAVPSEHLKLEPPPAFHVLEELVSGERKIDAAQGPSTHEISRIFPLPRAADPYWIIMTEYDIPTLQNALTKLGPFWFPTKMQVPEHLMEKLEKHSNLPTYNLHRLLLCKIDQLSKMHHFEKFKDVLSLALHSLKLVHESWVMTAAFEMIQVPAIIVNQQFAWERHSLERDFAQTQLIFNSDHFVPNDYSAGMINECLGLMINIGDAQSVLEKGGQLSMERFKSVPIARMFGAYLVNYSDPATRKKCADGFWRTVTQRLLEAQPPRGFRRGNEVEQALLVTRKELADLFHLFSLIRDQRVVDFLLAYAVCLHNKVVIGQRKSNLKIHAKLLDLYTPDPNAPKIDISNPDDVRQLLQLMVEKAYSLSPTDPDTIRTYADFLYVERDFQGAAQKYMEYFTAHSPTLRLSPFDAFTVFDDTVVQRLRYCTANAGYLTMSLLTCQWLKVGKTNAYQKAMAVLEHNETRDVGANCADYVTDVVAIELLSQHYHSMMMTKSLDTLYTGANSLSANKNVPQVLATQEINRRTTKFLTALSSIYFGLHV, encoded by the exons ATGGATGTTAGTCAGCTCAGAACGTTCGCCGTACCATCAGAACACTTGAAATTGGAACCGCCACCCGCTTTTCATGTTTTGGAAG AATTAGTAAGCGGTGAGAGAAAGATCGATGCTGCTCAAGGACCATCCACACACGAAATTAGTCGAATTTTCCCATTGCCACGAGCCGCCGACCCATATTGGATTATAATGACAGAATACGATATTCCAACCCTACAAAATGCTCTAACAAAACTCGGACCCTTCTGGTTCCCGACGAAAATGCAAGTGCCTGAGCATCTAatggaaaaactggaaaaacattcaaatttgcCGACTTACAACCTGCATCGATTGCTACTTTGTAAAATAGATCAACTATCGAAAATGCATCactttgagaaatttaaagaTGTTCTCAGTTTGGCGCTGCACTCGCTAAAACTCGTCCATGAATCGTGGGTAATGACGGCCGCATTCGAAATGATACAGGTGCCGGCGATTATTGTGAATCAGCAATTCGCATGGGAACGACACTCGTTGGAGAGGGATTTCGCGCAGACTCAGctcatttttaattccgaTCATTTTGTGCCGAATGATTATAGTGCTGGAATGATTAATGAG TGTCTCGGCCTAATGATCAACATTGGCGATGCTCAATCGGTGTTGGAGAAGGGTGGACA ATTATCAATGGAACGTTTCAAGTCGGTACCGATTGCTCGAATGTTCGGTGCCTACCTCGTCAACTACTCGGATCCGGCAACACGTAAAAAGTGTGCCGATGGCTTCTGgcgtacagtaacccaacgaCTACTTGAAGCCCAACCGCCACGTGGATTTCGGCGGGGAAACGAGGTGGAACAGGCGTTGCTAGTGACACGGAAAGAGTTGGCCGACCTATTTCATTTGTTCTCGCTAATTCGAGACCAACGAGTTGTCGATTTCTTGCTCGCCTACGCTGTATGCCTACATAATAAGGTGGTGATTGGACAAAGGAAgagcaatttgaaaattcatgcaAAATTGTTGGATTTGTACACGCCTGATCCTAATGC gccaaaaatcgatatttccaaCCCGGATGATGTCCGTCAACTGCTTCAGCTGATGGTAGAAAAAGCGTATTCCCTATCACCAACCGATCCAGACACAATCCGAACATACGCCGACTTTCTCTACGTGGAACGCGATTTTCAAGGCGCCGCGCAAAAATACATGGAATACTTCACGGCCCACTCACCCACACTCCGCCTATCCCCATTCGACGCATTTACCGTATTCGATGATACGGTAGTTCAGAGATTACGGTATTGTACTGCAAATGCTGGTTATTTGACAATGTCACTGCTGACGTGTCAATGGTTGAAAGTTGGCAAGACGAATGCATATCAGAAGGCGATGGCTGTGTTAGAGCACAATGAGACACGGGATGTTGGAGCAAATTGTGCAGATTATGTAACTGATGTTGTCGCAATTGAGCTACTTAGTCAGCATTATCATTCGATGATGATGACAAAGAGTTTGGACACTTTG
- the ndrr-1 gene encoding Protein NDRG3 (Confirmed by transcript evidence) — protein MASIEMHSFTRDMQPLMEESANNFTEEKVNTAFGAIKVSIYGDRNDPKKVPMVTFHDLGLDSESNFQNFFQFVSIAEFADKFCIYNVNAPGQEMDAQPLPENFTYPTMDGIAKTIESVADHFKLNQFIGFGVGVGANVLLRYAAQNQNRVIALVLVNCCSGKSGWVEWGYEKWNTSYLRKVGMTKFTVDYLMWHHFGRNYDRCSPDIVRQYRVFFQHLPNPNSLAEFIESYIQRTPLPISRDGTTGVQLKVPVLQLVGAGSAHVEDTVEVNTKLDPAHADWIKISDSCGLVLDDRPDAVTESMMLFLQGLGYFPTLNVMKMTKKMQETQNGGFAAVASSANEC, from the exons ATGGCATCAATAGAAATGCACTCATTTACACGTGACATGCAGCCTCTAATGGAAGAATCTGCCAACAATTTCACCGAAGAAAAAGTGAACACGGCCTTTGGAGCTATcaaagtgtcgatttacggagacCGTAACGATCCGAAAAAGGTTCCGATGGTCACTTTTCATGATCTTGGGCTTGATT CGGAaagcaatttccaaaactttttccaattcgtGTCGATCGCCGAATTCGCCGACAAATTCTGCATCTACAATGTGAATGCTCCGGGACAGGAAATGGATGCTCAGCCGCTTCCGGAAAA TTTCACCTACCCAACAATGGACGGAATCGCAAAAACGATCGAATCAGTCGCCGATCACTTCAAACTCAATCAGTTCATCGGATTTGGCGTGGGCGTTGGTGCAAACGTACTTCTAAGATACGCAGCTCAAAACCAGAACCGCGTCATCGCTCTCGTCCTCGTCAATTGCTGTTCTGGAAAGTCGGGATGGGTCGAGTGGGGATATGAGAAATGGAATACATCGTATCTTCGTAAAGTTGGCATGACAAAATTCACTGTGGATTATCTGATGTGGCATCATTTTGGCAGAAATTATGATCGTTGCAGTCCGGATATCGTTCGTCAGTATCGTGTCTTCTTCCAGCACCTTCCGAATCCGAATAGCCTCGCCGAATTCATTGAATCCTACATTCAACGGACCCCACTCCCTATCTCACGTGACGGAACCACCGGTGTTCAGCTTAAAGTCCCTGTGCTCCAGCTCGTCGGAGCCGGAAGCGCTCACGTTGAGGATACGGTAGAGGTGAATACGAAGTTGGACCCGGCACACGCCGATTGGATTAAGATATCCGATTCGTGTGGTCTTGTGCTTGACGATCGACCGGACGCTGTGACGGAGAGCATGATGCTCTTTTTGCAGGGATTGGGATATTTTCCGACGCTTAATGTGATGAAGATGACGAAAAAGATGCAGGAGACGCAGAATGGAGGCTTTGCTGCCGTTGCTAGCAGTGCTAATGAATGTTGA